Proteins from a genomic interval of Benincasa hispida cultivar B227 chromosome 7, ASM972705v1, whole genome shotgun sequence:
- the LOC120082235 gene encoding uncharacterized protein LOC120082235 codes for MIIKPKCWLSSVPLPSPIPSEPTNFKTAVKSVAWRDAMEKEYKALVNNHTWTLVPSSHEYKHQWVIKQLDVHNIFLNGDLHEDVYMMQPSCVQATKGLIWAQAKSKRVVYEIKYLLFRLEF; via the exons ATGATTATCAAACCAAAATGTTGGTTATCCTCTGTTCCATTGCCTTCACCCATTCCATCTGAACCGACCAATTTTAAGACGGCTGTTAAGAGTGTTGCATGGAGAGATGCTATGGAAAAAGAATATAAAGCCTTAGTTAACAACCACACATGGACACTTGTTCCTAGCTCTCATGAGTATAAG CATCAGTGGGTCATCAAACAACTAGATGTCCACAACATATTTCTAAACGGTGACCTCCATGAAGATGTTTATATGATGCAACCATCGTGTGTGCAAGCTACAAAAGGCTTGATATGGGCCCAAGCAAAGTCCAAGAGAGTGGTTTATGAAATTAAGTACTTGCTTTTTAGATTGGAATTTTAA